A single Populus alba chromosome 7, ASM523922v2, whole genome shotgun sequence DNA region contains:
- the LOC118063165 gene encoding uncharacterized protein isoform X2 translates to MKLSIIITVIISAVILQIIGLSLFIFGFFPVKPALSGVSGPESFHYDDGGGSSDSVANYTRASMPPHLLKSLYEELSGIHPSFERLILMVIDGLPAEFVLGKDGQPPREDFREAMPYTQALLSNGMAIGYHAKAAPPTVTMPRLKAMVSGAIGGFLDVAFNFNTQAMLDDNLLGQFFRIGWKMVMLGDETWLKLFPGLFTRHDGVSSFYVKDTVQVDQNVSRHLENELNRDDWNLLILHYLGLDHVGHIGGRNSILMAPKLKEMDEVVKMIHLSTIQTRDNDQGKTLLVVVSDHGMTENGNHGGSSYEETDSLALFVGLKKDLSDNAASSCNSIYQVDIAPTLALLFGVPIPKNNVGVLISEAFDLLTDDKQLRVLELNSWQLLRLIQAQLPGLSCQNLPSHDGFTDGLASTIVECSGSMEKMLCCLYMNAINLHSSWKSKSLSRSKSRDDYSCTVAAYHQFLKTASEWLSRRVTDKPVGLLAFGIVAMTISSLTLLGLMICMSTEDQPGENQRLCNSITGLHKWSVNEIFLLGVMLILVMSMASSSMVEEEQYIWHFVLSTSYVLFLRKAVQPLAPGSAKSFFKLMKGQTERLDFRISSIILLLISGRILRGWHQGGVNWTYLPDISKWLEQSGVNHVRSIQLASGLLVISLSIFALFLFGSRRKITQLVGFCFLICGFLVLWHLYHNNAFVSASYDAAIQAQIIYAILGIATIGTFVALPWFIPLWFPGTCSKPNVKSTLVTFDGQCIFSLVEFRDSSYLIGSSLACSTFLVVGYSILKWRLLCCTIWEWQAILLSGTAILLPQ, encoded by the exons atgaaattatcaatCATAATTACAGTAATAATATCCGCAGTTATCCTTCAAATTATCGGTCTCTCACTCTTCATCTTCGGCTTCTTCCCCGTCAAACCAGCTCTCTCCGGCGTCAg TGGTCCTGAGAGCTTTCATTACGACGATGGCGGCGGCAGCAGCGATTCCGTTGCAAATTACACGCGGGCGTCTATGCCTCCTCATCTCCTCAAATCTCTCTAtgag gaGCTCTCCGGAATCCATCCTTCTTTTGAACGTCTGATTTTGATG GTTATTGATGGTCTTCCAGCGGAATTTGTTCTCGGAAAGGATGGGCAGCCCCCACGGGAGGATTTCAGGGAAGCCATGCCGTATACTCAGGCATTGCTTTCTAATGGAATGGCAATTGGATACCATGCGAAGGCTGCACCTCCTACTGTTACCATGCCTCGTTTGAAG GCCATGGTTTCCGGTGCGATAGGGGGCTTCTTGGATGTGGCTTTCAATTTTAATACACAAGCTATGTTAGATGATAATCTTCTTG GTCAATTTTTTAGGATTGGTTGGAAAATGGTGATGCTTGGTGATGAAACCTGGCTCAAGTTGTTTCCGGGATTATTCACAAGACATGATGGAGTTAGCAGTTTTTAT GTTAAAGACACAGTACAGGTAGATCAAAATGTTTCTCGACATTTGGAGAACGAGCTTAACAGAGATGACTGGAATCTTCTG ATTCTTCATTATCTGGGTTTGGATCATGTTGGGCATATTGGTGGACGTAACAG TATTTTGATGGCTCCAAAACTTAAGGAGATGGATGAAGTGGTGAAGAtgattcatttgagcactatccAGACTCGAGAtaatgatcaaggaaagacactTCTG GTTGTAGTAAGTGATCATGGCATGACTGAGAATGGTAATCATGGGGGCTCTTCGTATGAAGAAACCGACTCGTTAGCTCTTTTTGTTGGCCTCAAAAAGGATCTCTCTGATAATGCAGCATCCTCTTGTAACTCTATTTACCAG GTTGACATTGCTCCAACGTTAGCTCTTCTATTTGGTGTGCCGATTCCTAAGAACAATGTTGGTGTCCTTATTTCAGAAGCATTTGATTTATTGACAG ATGATAAACAACTGAGAGTGTTGGAATTGAATTCCTGGCAGCTGCTCCGATTAATCCAAGCACAATTACCCGGTTTATCATGCCAAAACTTGCCAAGCCATGATGGCTTTACAGATGGTCTTGCATCTACAATTGTAGAATGCTCTGGTAGTATGGAGAAGATGTTGTGTTGCCTATATATGAACGCGATAAATCTTCACAGTTCCTGGAAGTCAAAGTCACTCTCCAG GTCTAAAAGTAGGGATGATTACAGCTGCACTGTTGCAGCATATCATCAGTTTCTGAAAACTGCAAGTGAGTGGTTATCACGCAGAGTGACTGAT AAACCTGTTGGCTTACTTGCTTTTGGGATTGTGGCAATGACCATATCATCTCTAACATTATTAGGCCTCATGATTTGCATGAGTACAGAGGACCAACCTGGAGAGAACCAACGCCTTTGTAACTCAATTACTGGTTTGCACAAGTGGTCTGTAAATGAAATCTTTCTATTGGGTGTCATGTTAATTCTTGTTATGAGTATGGCTTCGAGTTCTATGGTAGAGGAAGAGCAATATATTTGGCATTTTGTTTTATCAACATCATATGTGCTATTTCTTCGAAAAGCAGTTCAGCCTCTTGCACCAGGAAGTGCAAAGAGCTTTTTCAAATTGATGAAGGGACAGACAGAAAGACTTGATTTTCGCATATCTTCCATCATTTTGCTTCTTATTTCTGGAAGAATTTTGAGAGGCTGGCACCAAGGTGGTGTAAACTGGACGTATCTTCCAGACATTTCAAAGTGGCTTGAACAGTCTGGGGTTAACCATGTGAGATCAATTCAGCTAGCGTCGGGTCTGCTAGTGATCAGTTTAAGcatatttgctttgtttttgtttggatcTAGGAGAAAAATCACTCAATTAGTTGGATTTTGCTTTCTCATATGTGGATTCTTGGTTTTATGGCACCTGTATCACAACAATGCATTTGTGTCAGCCAGTTATGATGCTGCAATACAGGCACAGATAATATATGCAATTCTTGGTATTGCCACAATTGGCACTTTTGTAGCATTACCATGGTTCATACCTCTTTGGTTCCCTGGTACATGTTCAAAGCCTAATGTGAAATCAACTTTGGTTACTTTTGACGGTCAATGCATATTTTCATTGGTGGAATTCAGAGACTCTTCATATCTGATTGG ATCCTCTCTAGCATGCTCTACTTTTCTTGTAGTGGGCTACAGCATATTGAAGTGGAG GTTGCTTTGCTGTACTATATGGGAATGGCAGGCCATTTTGCTCTCGGGAACAGCAATACTCTTGCCACAATAG
- the LOC118063180 gene encoding uncharacterized protein, which yields MAAGITRVSSCYYHHLILKNKNGLSASVAVSTSFKKMVTNAASATITASSSTNHGEYRSIAERVSLEKEIKKSKFIAIAAPISDEESAFSFLSEVRDPRATHNCWAFKVGQHSRCNDDGEPSGTAGKPIQSAILSSHIDRVMVVVIRYFGGIKLGTGGLVRAYGGVTSECLKNAPTCLVKSKVPMAVEVPFDLLGLVQHQLQHFQVEDIKQDYETGKDGFAMISFKVDFDQVEKLENAVKANCSRQLVFYKQ from the exons ATGGCAGCAGGTATAACAAGAGTCTCTAGCTGCTATTATCATCACCTGATTCTGAAGAATAAGAATGGTCTATCTGCCTCTGTAGCTGTCTCGACCAGTTTCAAGAAGATGGTAACCAACGCCGCCTCCGCCACCATCACGGCTAGTAGCAGCACTAATCATGGTGAGTACAGGAGCATTGCGGAGAGAGTGAgtttggaaaaagaaataaaaaagagcaaATTCATAGCCATAGCTGCTCCCATCTCTGATGAAGAATCCGCCTTCTCCTTCCTCTCCGAGGTGAGAGATCCACGTGCCACTCATAATTGCTGGGCTTTTAAGGTAGGACAGCACAGCCGTTGTAATGATGATGGCGAACCATCTGGGACTGCTGGCAAACCTATTCAATCTGCTATTCTTTCTTCTCATATCGACAGAGTCATGGTCGTTGTCATCCG CTATTTTGGAGGTATCAAACTAGGAACTGGTGGACTGGTTAGGGCTTATGGTGGGGTTACATCTGAATGCTTGAAAAATGCCCCTACTTGTCTCGTCAAATCTAAG gTCCCTATGGCCGTGGAGGTTCCCTTTGATCTCTTAGGACTCGTGCAACATCAG CTACAGCATTTTCAAGTTGAGGACATCAAGCAGGATTATGAGACTGGTAAAGATGGTTTTGCCATGATCTCTTTCAAAGTTGATTTTGACCAGGTTGAGAAATTGGAGAATGCTGTCAAAGCAAATTGTAGCCGACAACTTGTGTTTTATAAACAGTGA
- the LOC118063165 gene encoding uncharacterized protein isoform X1, which produces MKLSIIITVIISAVILQIIGLSLFIFGFFPVKPALSGVSGPESFHYDDGGGSSDSVANYTRASMPPHLLKSLYEELSGIHPSFERLILMVIDGLPAEFVLGKDGQPPREDFREAMPYTQALLSNGMAIGYHAKAAPPTVTMPRLKAMVSGAIGGFLDVAFNFNTQAMLDDNLLGQFFRIGWKMVMLGDETWLKLFPGLFTRHDGVSSFYVKDTVQVDQNVSRHLENELNRDDWNLLILHYLGLDHVGHIGGRNSILMAPKLKEMDEVVKMIHLSTIQTRDNDQGKTLLVVVSDHGMTENGNHGGSSYEETDSLALFVGLKKDLSDNAASSCNSIYQVDIAPTLALLFGVPIPKNNVGVLISEAFDLLTDDKQLRVLELNSWQLLRLIQAQLPGLSCQNLPSHDGFTDGLASTIVECSGSMEKMLCCLYMNAINLHSSWKSKSLSRSKSRDDYSCTVAAYHQFLKTASEWLSRRVTDKPVGLLAFGIVAMTISSLTLLGLMICMSTEDQPGENQRLCNSITGLHKWSVNEIFLLGVMLILVMSMASSSMVEEEQYIWHFVLSTSYVLFLRKAVQPLAPGSAKSFFKLMKGQTERLDFRISSIILLLISGRILRGWHQGGVNWTYLPDISKWLEQSGVNHVRSIQLASGLLVISLSIFALFLFGSRRKITQLVGFCFLICGFLVLWHLYHNNAFVSASYDAAIQAQIIYAILGIATIGTFVALPWFIPLWFPGTCSKPNVKSTLVTFDGQCIFSLVEFRDSSYLIGLAYIICWCLLQLLLQQPINSMPILLLLVQILSSMLYFSCSGLQHIEVEVALLYYMGMAGHFALGNSNTLATIDVAGAFIGLSSHSMFLSGILMFIITYASPMLFLLSMLMYISVKSTSYLANHQNVDSGHLAKMILGFPCLVPVGLNSILLTSYTIVLLLMRNHLFVWSVFSPKYLYVCATTVCIYVGVFVVAATEIYTCWVLALRRKKQISIR; this is translated from the exons atgaaattatcaatCATAATTACAGTAATAATATCCGCAGTTATCCTTCAAATTATCGGTCTCTCACTCTTCATCTTCGGCTTCTTCCCCGTCAAACCAGCTCTCTCCGGCGTCAg TGGTCCTGAGAGCTTTCATTACGACGATGGCGGCGGCAGCAGCGATTCCGTTGCAAATTACACGCGGGCGTCTATGCCTCCTCATCTCCTCAAATCTCTCTAtgag gaGCTCTCCGGAATCCATCCTTCTTTTGAACGTCTGATTTTGATG GTTATTGATGGTCTTCCAGCGGAATTTGTTCTCGGAAAGGATGGGCAGCCCCCACGGGAGGATTTCAGGGAAGCCATGCCGTATACTCAGGCATTGCTTTCTAATGGAATGGCAATTGGATACCATGCGAAGGCTGCACCTCCTACTGTTACCATGCCTCGTTTGAAG GCCATGGTTTCCGGTGCGATAGGGGGCTTCTTGGATGTGGCTTTCAATTTTAATACACAAGCTATGTTAGATGATAATCTTCTTG GTCAATTTTTTAGGATTGGTTGGAAAATGGTGATGCTTGGTGATGAAACCTGGCTCAAGTTGTTTCCGGGATTATTCACAAGACATGATGGAGTTAGCAGTTTTTAT GTTAAAGACACAGTACAGGTAGATCAAAATGTTTCTCGACATTTGGAGAACGAGCTTAACAGAGATGACTGGAATCTTCTG ATTCTTCATTATCTGGGTTTGGATCATGTTGGGCATATTGGTGGACGTAACAG TATTTTGATGGCTCCAAAACTTAAGGAGATGGATGAAGTGGTGAAGAtgattcatttgagcactatccAGACTCGAGAtaatgatcaaggaaagacactTCTG GTTGTAGTAAGTGATCATGGCATGACTGAGAATGGTAATCATGGGGGCTCTTCGTATGAAGAAACCGACTCGTTAGCTCTTTTTGTTGGCCTCAAAAAGGATCTCTCTGATAATGCAGCATCCTCTTGTAACTCTATTTACCAG GTTGACATTGCTCCAACGTTAGCTCTTCTATTTGGTGTGCCGATTCCTAAGAACAATGTTGGTGTCCTTATTTCAGAAGCATTTGATTTATTGACAG ATGATAAACAACTGAGAGTGTTGGAATTGAATTCCTGGCAGCTGCTCCGATTAATCCAAGCACAATTACCCGGTTTATCATGCCAAAACTTGCCAAGCCATGATGGCTTTACAGATGGTCTTGCATCTACAATTGTAGAATGCTCTGGTAGTATGGAGAAGATGTTGTGTTGCCTATATATGAACGCGATAAATCTTCACAGTTCCTGGAAGTCAAAGTCACTCTCCAG GTCTAAAAGTAGGGATGATTACAGCTGCACTGTTGCAGCATATCATCAGTTTCTGAAAACTGCAAGTGAGTGGTTATCACGCAGAGTGACTGAT AAACCTGTTGGCTTACTTGCTTTTGGGATTGTGGCAATGACCATATCATCTCTAACATTATTAGGCCTCATGATTTGCATGAGTACAGAGGACCAACCTGGAGAGAACCAACGCCTTTGTAACTCAATTACTGGTTTGCACAAGTGGTCTGTAAATGAAATCTTTCTATTGGGTGTCATGTTAATTCTTGTTATGAGTATGGCTTCGAGTTCTATGGTAGAGGAAGAGCAATATATTTGGCATTTTGTTTTATCAACATCATATGTGCTATTTCTTCGAAAAGCAGTTCAGCCTCTTGCACCAGGAAGTGCAAAGAGCTTTTTCAAATTGATGAAGGGACAGACAGAAAGACTTGATTTTCGCATATCTTCCATCATTTTGCTTCTTATTTCTGGAAGAATTTTGAGAGGCTGGCACCAAGGTGGTGTAAACTGGACGTATCTTCCAGACATTTCAAAGTGGCTTGAACAGTCTGGGGTTAACCATGTGAGATCAATTCAGCTAGCGTCGGGTCTGCTAGTGATCAGTTTAAGcatatttgctttgtttttgtttggatcTAGGAGAAAAATCACTCAATTAGTTGGATTTTGCTTTCTCATATGTGGATTCTTGGTTTTATGGCACCTGTATCACAACAATGCATTTGTGTCAGCCAGTTATGATGCTGCAATACAGGCACAGATAATATATGCAATTCTTGGTATTGCCACAATTGGCACTTTTGTAGCATTACCATGGTTCATACCTCTTTGGTTCCCTGGTACATGTTCAAAGCCTAATGTGAAATCAACTTTGGTTACTTTTGACGGTCAATGCATATTTTCATTGGTGGAATTCAGAGACTCTTCATATCTGATTGGGTTAGCATATATAATATGTTGGTGTCTTCTGCAGCTGTTGCTTCAACAGCCAATCAATTCAATGCCCATCCTTTTGCTTCTCGTGCAGATCCTCTCTAGCATGCTCTACTTTTCTTGTAGTGGGCTACAGCATATTGAAGTGGAG GTTGCTTTGCTGTACTATATGGGAATGGCAGGCCATTTTGCTCTCGGGAACAGCAATACTCTTGCCACAATAGATGTTGCTGGAGCTTTTATT GGCCTGTCAAGCCACTCAATGTTTCTTTCTGGCATTTTGATGTTCATCATTACCTACGCGTCCCCAATGTTATTTCTTCTTAGCATGCTGATGTACATCTCCGTGAAGTCCACAAGCTATCTTGCAAATCACCAAAATGTAGATTCAGGGCATCTTGCAAAGATGATTCTTGGCTTTCCTTGTCTGGTTCCAGTGGGCTTGAATTCAATTCTACTGACTTCCTACACCATTGTCTTGCTGTTAATGAGGAACCATTTGTTTGTTTGGAGTGTCTTCTCTCCGAA GTACTTGTATGTTTGTGCTACAACTGTTTGCATCTACGTTGGGGTCTTTGTAGTGGCTGCCACTGAGATTTATACGTGTTGGGTTCTGGCACTGCGTAGAAAGAAGCAGATTTCAATCCGATAG
- the LOC118063181 gene encoding transcription factor bHLH131 yields the protein MHDVQPLSSHSNSAGTCSNQDDFRQALLNSINETTYNNSMAKQLISEEESKLVAAKKHSMAESNRRSRINTQFATLRTILPNLIKVNKASVLEETIRCVKELTNTVSELKEIYGGGRLECVFPGGADKLRIGSCEGKGQEVVKVVFSCDDKRKLLSDVARAVRSVKGKVMRAEMVTMGGRTKCVLWVQGIHGNEGLEMLRRVLNALTEKPNMARTCNRPKFTLL from the exons ATGCATGATGTGCAACCTCTTTCAAGTCACAGTAATTCAGCAGGAACATGTTCAAATCAAGATGATTTTCGGCAAGCATTACTAAACTCTATCAATGAAACAACATATAACAATTCAATGGCCAAACAATTAATATCAGAGGAGGAATCTAAACTAGTTGCTGCCAAGAAACACAGCATGGCTGAGAGTAACCGCCGGAGTCGAATCAATACCCAGTTCGCTACCCTTCGTACCATTCTCCCCAACTTGATAAAA GTGAACAAAGCATCAGTGCTTGAAGAGACAATCCGGTGTGTGAAAGAGCTGACAAATACAGTGTCagaattgaaagaaatatatgGTGGTGGTAGATTGGAATGTGTATTTCCTGGCGGGGCTGACAAGTTAAGAATCGGTTCCTGTGAGGGGAAAGGTCAGGAGGTTGTGAAAGTAGTATTCAGCTGTGATGATAAAAGGAAGCTATTGTCTGATGTTGCAAGGGCAGTGAGATCAGTGAAAGGAAAGGTAATGAGGGCAGAGATGGTGACAATGGGTGGAAGGACCAAGTGTGTTTTGTGGGTACAAGGAATACATGGGAATGAGGGGTTAGAGATGCTAAGGAGGGTTCTAAATGCTCTCACCGAGAAGCCAAATATGGCGAGGACATGTAACAGGCCAAAGTTTACTCTGTTGTAA